A stretch of Apostichopus japonicus isolate 1M-3 chromosome 9, ASM3797524v1, whole genome shotgun sequence DNA encodes these proteins:
- the LOC139973656 gene encoding uncharacterized protein: MEPSVTVRSIFAFLCTTTISFTTSEETSIHRRSLPSTADGTQMAQYFFYQRSEYPKDCRDVQSQGSTSNSSGVYIIKPDGFEEPFEVYCNNDVGGGGWTVIQRRDSGAVNFNRSWSHYKDGFGFLSTEFWLGNGKLSYLTNQADYELRVDIELSNGVSFFTTYRGFRIADEWGQYKATYIGAYEIHPPGTVIPTCPTNTIYGTCSCKATCDDPNGQSGCHRDCLGSEGCTCPDGFLMQGSDCISASECGCYVAEANLVIPNGETFVNDYCTQKCSCNNNQLTCEDYRCSTNAVCDVRDGVRKCYCNEGYEGDGETCTSNVFTDCQDVYDAGQRQDGVYTIMPTGWPSSPFNVHCKMENGGGWTVFQRRTDDSVDFYRNWDAYKNGFGNDRNLWLGNEKLYYLTNQRNYKLRFDITTSDGSAKYAEYPEFQIQSESSKYRMNKLGSRSSGDTGYYLYYNKGKQFSTYEQDNDACDNFNCEEKHRSGWWHFNYYCASCYYSYCYNFQYNGNCHSYCTYENLNGDYNGGNGERIFSYYYNYCNPQTVEMKIRPSS; this comes from the exons ATGGAGCCTTCCGTGACTGTTCGATCAATATTTGCATTCTTGTGCACAACAACTATCTCCTTTACGACCTCGGAAGAAACG AGTATTCATCGGAGAAGTTTACCCTCAACTGCAGATGGCACTCAGA TGGCTCAATACTTCTTTTATCAACGTTCTGAATATCCAAAGGACTGCCGAGACGTCCAAAGCCAGGGTTCTACGTCCAACTCTAGCGGAGTATACATCATCAAGCCAGATGGATTTGAAGAACCATTTGAGGTGTACTGCAACAACGACGTTGGCGGAGGAGGCTGGACG GTCATACAACGTCGCGATAGCGGTGCTGTGAATTTCAATAGGAGTTGGTCACATTATAAAGATGGATTTGGTTTTCTCTCCACTGAGTTTTGGCTCGGCAATGGAAAGTTATCATATTTGACAAATCAAGCAGACTACGAGCTTCGTGTGGATATAGAATTATCTAATGGAGTTTCTTTCTTTACAACATACAGAGGTTTTCGTATCGCTGATGAATGGGGGCAATATAAGGCTACATATATCGGCGCATACGAAATTCATCCGC CAGGTACAGTGATCCCTACATGTCCTACGAACACGATCTACGGAACCTGCAGTTGCAAAGCAACATGTGACGATCCCAACGGACAATCTGGTTGTCACAGGGACTGTTTGGGTAGTGAGGGTTGCACCTGTCCAGATGGTTTCTTAATGCAAGGGAGTGACTGTATCAGTGCTAGTGAATGCGGGTGTTACGTAGCAGAGGCCAACTTGGTTATACCA AATGGAGAAACATTCGTTAACGATTACTGCACACAAAAGTGTTCTTGTAACAATAACCAACTGACCTGTGAAGACTACAGATGTAGTACCAATGCTGTGTGTGATGTCAGAGATGGAGTACGAAAGTGTTATTGTAACGAGGGATATGAAGGTGACGGTGAAACTTGTACATCTAATGTTTTCACAGACTGCCAGGATGTTTATGACGCTGGACAAAGACAAGATGGCGTTTATACAATTATGCCTACTGGATGGCCTAGTTCACCATTCAACGTACATTGTAAAATGGAGAACGGTGGAGGATGGACC GTATTTCAGCGTCGTACTGATGACTCGGTTGATTTCTATCGAAACTGGGATGCGTACAAAAACGGGTTTGGTAACGACAGGAATCTGTGGCTAGGAAACGAAAAGCTTTATTACTTGACGAACCAGAGGAACTACAAGCTTCGCTTTGACATCACTACTTCTGATGGATCGGCTAAATATGCTGAATATCCAGAGTTTCAAATACAGTCTGAAAGCAGCAAGTACAGAATGAATAAACTGGGCAGTCGCAGCAGTGGAGATACAG GTTATTATCTCTATTATAACAAGGGCAAACAATTCAGCACGTATGAACAAGACAATGATGCATGTGATAACTTCAACTGCGAAGAGAAGCACAGAAGCGGCTGGTggcattttaattattattgtgCTAGCTGTTATTATAGCTATTGCTATAATTTCCAATACAACGGGAACTGTCACTCGTATTGTACTTATGAAAACCTCAACGGCGACTACAATGGAGGCAACGGAGAGAGGATCTTctcttattattataattactgCAACCCCCAAACTGTTGAGATGAAAATTCGTCCATCCTCTTGA